In Fusobacterium hwasookii, a single window of DNA contains:
- a CDS encoding iron transporter, whose product MKNLKFLLGALLVLGLVACGEKKEEKPAEQPAATTEAPATAEAPKTEAPAEKPGESGFAEVPIDETVVGPYQVAAVYFQAVDMIPEGKQPSAAESDMHLEADIHLLPEAAKKFGFGDGEDIWPAYLTVNYKVMSEDGKTELTSGTFMPMNADDGAHYGINVKKGLIPIGKYKLQLEIKAPTDYLLHVDSETGVPAAKDGGVAAAEEFFKTQTVEFDWTYTGEQLQNK is encoded by the coding sequence ATGAAAAATTTAAAATTTTTATTAGGAGCTTTGCTTGTTTTAGGATTAGTTGCATGTGGTGAAAAAAAAGAAGAAAAACCGGCTGAACAACCAGCAGCAACTACAGAAGCACCTGCTACTGCAGAAGCTCCAAAAACAGAAGCACCTGCTGAAAAACCTGGAGAATCAGGATTTGCTGAAGTGCCTATTGATGAAACAGTTGTAGGACCTTATCAAGTTGCTGCAGTTTACTTCCAAGCAGTAGATATGATTCCTGAAGGAAAACAACCATCAGCTGCTGAATCTGATATGCACTTAGAAGCTGACATTCACTTATTACCTGAAGCAGCTAAGAAATTTGGATTTGGTGATGGAGAAGATATTTGGCCTGCTTACTTAACAGTAAACTACAAAGTTATGTCTGAAGATGGAAAAACTGAATTAACATCTGGTACATTTATGCCTATGAATGCTGATGATGGTGCTCACTATGGAATAAATGTTAAAAAAGGTTTAATTCCAATTGGAAAATATAAATTACAACTTGAAATTAAAGCACCTACTGATTATTTACTACACGTAGACAGTGAAACTGGAGTTCCAGCAGCTAAAGATGGTGGAGTTGCAGCGGCTGAAGAATTCTTCAAAACTCAAACAGTTGAATTTGATTGGACTTATACAGGAGAACAATTACAAAACAAATAA
- a CDS encoding YMGG-like glycine zipper-containing protein produces MKKISLVILVVAGILVGCTHTEKTAAGGAIAGAGVGALLGNDARSAAVGAAIGGALGAGAGELTKNK; encoded by the coding sequence ATGAAAAAAATATCATTAGTTATTTTAGTAGTGGCAGGAATATTAGTAGGATGTACTCATACAGAAAAAACTGCTGCAGGAGGTGCCATAGCAGGTGCTGGTGTAGGTGCCTTACTTGGTAATGATGCAAGATCTGCTGCTGTTGGAGCTGCTATTGGAGGAGCTTTAGGAGCTGGAGCTGGAGAATTAACAAAAAACAAATAA
- a CDS encoding TRAP transporter small permease — translation MKDFFKKFELYIGSIFISVTTVVVIMNVFTRYFLKFTYFWSEEVAVGCFVWTIFLGTAAAYREKGLIGVEAIVVLLPEKIRNIVEFLTYILLTLLSGLMCVFSFTYVMSSSKITAALELSYGYINFAIVISFALMTLYSIIFTVESFKKAFLSKTN, via the coding sequence ATGAAAGATTTTTTTAAAAAATTTGAATTATACATAGGAAGTATTTTTATCAGTGTAACAACTGTTGTTGTTATAATGAATGTATTTACAAGATATTTCTTAAAATTTACATATTTTTGGTCAGAAGAAGTTGCAGTAGGTTGTTTTGTTTGGACAATATTTTTAGGAACAGCTGCTGCATACAGAGAAAAAGGTTTAATTGGTGTTGAGGCTATTGTTGTTCTATTACCTGAAAAAATTAGGAATATTGTAGAATTTTTAACTTATATATTGTTAACTTTGTTAAGTGGATTAATGTGTGTATTTAGTTTCACATATGTAATGTCTTCTTCAAAAATAACAGCTGCTTTGGAACTTTCTTATGGTTATATAAACTTTGCAATAGTTATAAGTTTTGCACTTATGACATTATATTCAATAATTTTTACAGTAGAAAGTTTTAAAAAAGCATTTTTAAGTAAAACTAATTAA
- a CDS encoding HAD-IIA family hydrolase, which produces MEKLENIKCYLLDMDGTIYLGNELIGGAKEFLEKLKEKNIRYIFLTNNSSKNKDRYVEKLNKLGIEAHREDVFSSGEATTIYLNKQKKGAKVFLLGTKDLEDEFEKAGFELVKERNKNIDFVVLGFDTTLTYEKLWIACEYVANGVEYIATHPDFNCPLENGKFMPDAGAMMAFIKASTGKEPIVIGKPNKHIIDAIIEKYDLKKSELAMVGDRLYTDIRTGIDNGLTSILVMSGETDKKMLEETIYKPDYIFDSVKELKEKIE; this is translated from the coding sequence ATGGAAAAATTAGAAAATATTAAATGTTACTTACTTGATATGGATGGAACTATTTATTTAGGAAATGAATTAATAGGTGGAGCAAAAGAATTTTTAGAAAAATTAAAAGAAAAAAATATAAGATATATATTTTTGACAAACAATTCTTCTAAAAATAAAGATAGATATGTTGAAAAATTAAATAAATTAGGGATAGAAGCACATAGGGAAGATGTGTTTAGTTCAGGTGAAGCAACTACAATTTATTTAAACAAACAGAAAAAAGGAGCAAAAGTATTTTTATTAGGAACTAAAGATTTGGAAGATGAATTTGAAAAAGCTGGATTTGAATTAGTAAAAGAAAGAAATAAAAATATAGATTTTGTAGTTTTAGGTTTTGATACTACTTTAACTTATGAAAAATTATGGATAGCATGTGAATATGTAGCAAATGGAGTAGAATATATAGCAACTCATCCTGATTTTAATTGTCCTTTAGAAAATGGGAAATTCATGCCTGATGCTGGAGCAATGATGGCATTTATAAAAGCATCTACTGGGAAAGAGCCAATAGTTATAGGAAAACCAAATAAACATATTATAGATGCAATTATAGAAAAATATGATTTAAAAAAATCTGAATTGGCAATGGTAGGAGATAGACTATATACAGATATCAGAACAGGAATAGATAATGGTTTGACTTCAATTTTGGTTATGAGTGGTGAGACTGATAAGAAAATGTTAGAAGAAACTATTTATAAACCAGATTATATTTTTGATTCTGTAAAAGAATTAAAAGAAAAAATAGAATAA
- a CDS encoding nitroreductase family protein, whose amino-acid sequence MDLLKLMGDRYTCRRYSNEDVKEEDLNKILEAGRIAPTSHNNQPQRIYVVRSEEAKEKLMKDFAYNYKAPCYLVCGYNIDEVWRNDLDGDRESGDIDVSIVITHMMLMAEELGLGACWIGRITPELVKRNLNIPENVKVVAVLSLGYYREDDRPSKLHTIRRSNEDLVKFL is encoded by the coding sequence ATGGATTTATTGAAACTTATGGGAGATAGATATACTTGTAGAAGATATTCAAATGAAGATGTTAAGGAAGAAGATTTAAATAAAATTTTAGAAGCAGGAAGAATAGCACCAACTTCTCATAATAATCAACCACAAAGAATTTATGTTGTAAGAAGTGAAGAAGCAAAAGAAAAGTTGATGAAAGATTTTGCATACAATTATAAAGCACCTTGTTATTTAGTTTGTGGTTATAATATTGATGAAGTATGGAGAAATGATTTAGATGGAGATAGAGAAAGTGGAGATATAGATGTTTCAATTGTTATCACTCATATGATGCTAATGGCTGAAGAGCTTGGGTTAGGAGCTTGTTGGATAGGGCGTATTACACCAGAATTAGTAAAGAGAAATTTAAATATACCAGAAAATGTAAAAGTTGTTGCAGTTCTTAGTTTAGGATATTATAGAGAAGATGATAGACCTTCTAAATTACACACTATTCGTAGAAGTAATGAGGACTTAGTTAAATTTTTATAA
- a CDS encoding TRAP transporter large permease, translating to MEALYPVIVLFILFFLNIPIAYALMGSALYYFIFLNTTMSMDMVIQQFVTSVESFPYLAVPFFIMVGSVMNYSGISEELMNMAEVLAGHMKGGLAQVNCLLSAMMGGISGSANADAAMESKILVPEMIKKGFSKEFSAAVTAASSAVSPVIPPGTNLILYALIANVPVGDMFLAGYTPGILMTLSMMITVYIISKKRGYEPSRERMARPVEIIKQAIKSIWALAIPFGIIMGMRIGIFTPTEAGGVAVFFCFLVGFFVYKKLKLHHIPIILMETVKSTGAVMIIIASAKVFGYYMTLERIPQFITNSLMNFTDNKLVLLMVINLLLLFVGMFIEGGAALVILAPLLVPAVKALGVDPLHFGVIFIVNIMIGGLTPPFGSMMFTVCSIVGVRLEGFIKEVWPFIVALIVVLFIVTYSESIALFIPNLLR from the coding sequence ATGGAAGCTTTATACCCAGTAATTGTATTATTTATATTATTCTTTTTAAATATCCCTATAGCTTATGCTTTAATGGGATCAGCATTATATTATTTTATATTTTTAAATACAACTATGTCTATGGATATGGTTATACAACAATTTGTAACTTCAGTAGAATCTTTCCCTTATTTGGCTGTACCATTTTTCATAATGGTAGGTTCTGTAATGAACTATTCAGGGATAAGTGAGGAACTAATGAACATGGCAGAAGTTTTGGCAGGACATATGAAAGGTGGACTAGCACAAGTAAACTGTCTATTAAGTGCTATGATGGGAGGAATTTCAGGTTCTGCAAATGCTGATGCAGCTATGGAATCAAAAATATTAGTACCTGAAATGATAAAAAAAGGATTCTCAAAAGAATTCTCAGCAGCAGTTACAGCTGCATCATCAGCTGTTAGCCCTGTTATACCACCAGGAACAAACTTAATTCTTTATGCTTTAATAGCTAATGTCCCTGTTGGTGATATGTTCTTGGCAGGATATACACCAGGTATTTTAATGACACTTTCAATGATGATAACTGTTTATATAATTTCTAAAAAAAGAGGCTATGAACCTTCAAGAGAAAGAATGGCAAGACCTGTTGAAATAATAAAACAAGCTATAAAATCAATTTGGGCTTTAGCAATTCCTTTTGGAATTATAATGGGAATGAGAATTGGAATATTCACTCCAACAGAAGCAGGAGGAGTTGCAGTGTTTTTCTGTTTCTTGGTAGGTTTCTTTGTATATAAGAAATTAAAGTTACATCACATTCCTATAATACTTATGGAAACTGTGAAAAGTACAGGAGCAGTTATGATAATAATTGCTTCAGCAAAAGTTTTTGGTTATTATATGACACTTGAAAGAATACCACAATTTATAACTAATTCTTTGATGAATTTCACTGATAATAAATTAGTATTATTGATGGTTATAAATTTACTTCTATTATTTGTTGGAATGTTTATAGAAGGAGGAGCTGCACTTGTTATTCTTGCTCCACTTTTAGTACCAGCAGTAAAAGCATTAGGTGTAGATCCTCTACACTTTGGAGTAATATTTATAGTTAATATAATGATAGGAGGACTAACTCCACCATTTGGATCTATGATGTTTACGGTATGTTCTATTGTTGGGGTACGGCTAGAAGGCTTTATAAAGGAAGTATGGCCATTTATAGTTGCACTTATAGTTGTTCTATTTATAGTAACATATTCAGAATCAATAGCATTATTTATACCAAATTTATTGAGATAA
- a CDS encoding FTR1 family iron permease — MKKYFKSLFAFIFVFGLFISFSSMNVEAAQKKKYDTWQDVAKDMNIEFQAAKKFIEEGKNDEAYNAMNRAYFGYYEVQGFEKNVMVNIAAKRVNEIEATFRRIKHTLKGNIEGNVAELDKEIDTLAIKVYKDAMVLDGVASIDDPDDLGKKVFGNEEISVGNETAIKLKSFGASFGLLLREGLEAILVVVAIIAYLVKTGNQKLCKQVYIGMGFGVICSFLLAFLIDWLLGGVGQELMEGITMFLAVAVLFWVSNWILSRSEEQAWSRYIKSQVQKSIDENSGKALIFSAFLAVVREGAELVLFYKAMLTGGQTNKLFAFYGFLVGTIVLIAIYLIFRYTTVRLPLKPFFMFTSILSFILCISFMGKGVVELTEAGVISGSTVIPAMNGYQNTWLNIYDRAETLIPQIMLVIASSWMLLNNYFKEKRAKKEAEALSKENN, encoded by the coding sequence ATGAAAAAGTATTTTAAATCTTTGTTTGCTTTTATTTTTGTTTTTGGTTTATTTATTTCATTTTCTTCTATGAATGTAGAAGCAGCTCAAAAGAAAAAATATGACACTTGGCAAGATGTTGCAAAAGATATGAATATTGAATTTCAAGCTGCTAAAAAATTTATTGAGGAAGGTAAGAATGATGAAGCCTATAATGCAATGAATAGAGCATACTTTGGTTATTATGAAGTCCAAGGATTTGAAAAAAATGTAATGGTTAATATTGCTGCAAAAAGGGTAAATGAAATTGAGGCAACATTCCGTAGAATAAAACATACTTTAAAAGGAAATATTGAGGGAAATGTTGCTGAATTGGACAAAGAAATAGATACTCTTGCAATAAAAGTGTATAAAGATGCAATGGTACTTGATGGAGTGGCTTCAATAGATGATCCAGATGACTTAGGTAAGAAAGTATTTGGAAATGAAGAAATTAGTGTTGGTAATGAAACAGCTATAAAATTAAAATCATTTGGTGCTTCATTTGGATTACTTTTAAGAGAAGGACTAGAAGCAATATTAGTTGTTGTTGCAATAATTGCTTATTTAGTAAAAACTGGAAATCAAAAACTATGCAAACAAGTTTATATAGGTATGGGATTTGGAGTTATTTGTTCTTTCTTATTAGCATTTTTAATAGATTGGTTACTTGGTGGAGTTGGACAAGAATTGATGGAAGGAATTACAATGTTCCTAGCTGTTGCTGTTCTATTCTGGGTAAGTAACTGGATATTATCTCGTTCAGAAGAACAAGCTTGGTCAAGATATATAAAATCTCAAGTTCAAAAATCTATTGATGAAAATAGTGGAAAAGCATTAATCTTTTCTGCATTCTTAGCAGTAGTAAGAGAAGGTGCTGAACTAGTTTTATTCTATAAAGCTATGCTAACAGGTGGACAAACTAATAAATTATTTGCTTTTTATGGATTTTTAGTAGGAACAATTGTTTTGATTGCAATATATCTAATATTTAGATATACAACAGTAAGACTACCATTAAAACCATTCTTTATGTTTACAAGTATTCTTTCATTCATATTATGTATTTCATTTATGGGAAAAGGAGTTGTAGAGCTTACTGAAGCAGGAGTTATATCTGGAAGTACAGTTATACCAGCTATGAATGGTTACCAAAATACTTGGCTTAATATCTATGATAGAGCTGAGACTTTAATACCACAAATTATGTTAGTAATTGCTTCTTCTTGGATGCTTTTAAATAATTATTTTAAAGAAAAAAGAGCAAAAAAAGAAGCTGAAGCATTATCAAAAGAGAACAATTAG
- a CDS encoding uracil-DNA glycosylase family protein, whose product MNREDKLKKIIEEIKNDEENKKYTEQGIDPLFSAPKEAKIVIVGQAPGIKAQENKLYWKDKSGDKLRVWTGIDEKTFYSSNLLAIIPMDFYYPGKGKSGDLPPRKDFGDKWHHKILELLPNVELFILIGKYAQEFYLKGKLKDNLTDTVKAYKEYLPKFFPIVHPSPLNIGWLKKNLWFEKEVVPTLKEIVTKIMKN is encoded by the coding sequence ATGAATAGAGAAGATAAATTAAAAAAAATTATTGAAGAAATTAAAAATGATGAAGAAAATAAAAAATACACAGAACAAGGTATTGATCCACTTTTTTCTGCACCAAAAGAAGCAAAAATAGTTATTGTTGGACAAGCACCTGGAATAAAAGCTCAAGAAAATAAATTATATTGGAAAGATAAGAGTGGAGATAAGTTAAGAGTTTGGACAGGGATAGATGAAAAAACATTTTATAGTTCAAATTTACTTGCTATAATACCTATGGATTTTTATTATCCAGGAAAAGGTAAAAGTGGAGATTTACCACCAAGAAAAGATTTTGGAGATAAATGGCACCATAAAATTTTAGAATTACTACCAAATGTTGAACTTTTTATATTAATAGGAAAATATGCTCAAGAATTTTACTTAAAGGGGAAGCTAAAAGATAACCTTACAGACACTGTTAAGGCATATAAAGAATATCTTCCAAAATTTTTTCCAATAGTTCACCCTTCACCTTTAAATATTGGTTGGTTAAAGAAAAATCTATGGTTTGAAAAAGAAGTTGTGCCTACTTTAAAAGAAATAGTAACAAAAATTATGAAGAATTGA
- a CDS encoding GT-D fold domain-containing glycosyltransferase, whose translation MGLKILKNFKKNIYWRINKYSLSKSKDLRYIIKSRIETMDKLLEGYSISGYGDGELSLIYKKKKNGINYQEDNNEMRKRLAEILKSDVENHIVGIPGPLIKVDDLTLGEAYFWSKYYYTNKKNLNKFLSKTKVYYDQMISRFYLPYIDKSDCKIIVEKLKQLFKDREVLIVEGENTRFGLGNELLLFAKEVKRILCPSKNAYKIYNKILERIKLEDKKQLILLALGPTATILAYDLAKEGYQAVDIGHMDIEYEWYLRKADRKIDIENKAVNEVSGVVDKEIKDKELKVMYESQIIDRISLD comes from the coding sequence GTGGGATTAAAAATTTTAAAAAATTTTAAAAAGAATATTTATTGGAGAATAAATAAATATTCTCTATCAAAATCAAAAGATTTAAGATATATTATAAAATCAAGAATAGAAACTATGGATAAGTTATTAGAAGGTTATTCAATCAGTGGATATGGTGATGGAGAACTTTCATTAATATATAAAAAGAAAAAAAATGGAATAAATTATCAAGAAGATAATAATGAAATGCGTAAAAGATTAGCTGAAATATTAAAGTCTGATGTAGAAAATCATATTGTTGGAATACCGGGTCCTTTAATCAAGGTTGATGATTTAACATTAGGAGAGGCATATTTTTGGAGTAAATACTATTATACCAATAAAAAAAATCTAAATAAATTTTTATCTAAAACAAAAGTTTACTATGACCAAATGATAAGTAGATTTTATTTGCCTTATATAGATAAAAGTGATTGTAAAATTATTGTTGAAAAATTAAAACAATTATTTAAAGATAGAGAAGTTTTAATTGTTGAAGGTGAAAATACAAGATTTGGTTTAGGAAATGAGCTATTATTATTTGCTAAAGAAGTAAAAAGAATACTATGTCCATCCAAAAATGCCTATAAAATATATAATAAAATTTTAGAAAGAATAAAATTAGAAGATAAGAAACAATTAATTTTATTAGCTTTAGGTCCAACTGCAACAATATTAGCTTATGATTTGGCAAAAGAAGGCTATCAAGCAGTAGATATAGGTCATATGGATATTGAATATGAATGGTATTTAAGAAAAGCAGATAGAAAAATTGATATAGAGAATAAAGCAGTTAATGAAGTTAGTGGAGTGGTAGATAAAGAGATAAAAGATAAAGAACTAAAAGTTATGTATGAATCTCAAATTATTGATAGAATTAGTCTTGATTAA
- a CDS encoding C4-dicarboxylate TRAP transporter substrate-binding protein — MKKILSLIFLSLLTLALVACGGKKEEAKQEGGETKQEARVIKVTTKFVDDEQTAKSLVKVVEAINQRSNGSLELQLFTSGTLPIGKDGMEQVANGSDWILVDGVNFLGDYIPDYNAVTGPMLYQTFEEYLRMVKTPLVQDLNAQALEKGIKVLSLDWLFGFRNIEAKKPIKTPEDMKGLKLRVPTSQLYTFTIEAMGGNPVAMPYPDTYAALQQGVIDGLEGSILSFYGTKQYENVKEYSLTRHLLGVSAVCISKKCWDSLTDEQRTIIQEEFDKGALDNLTETQKLEDEYAQKLKDNGVTFHEVDAEAFNKAVAPVYDKFPKWTPGIYNKIMENLTQIREDIKNGK, encoded by the coding sequence ATGAAAAAGATTTTATCTTTGATTTTCTTATCACTTCTTACTTTAGCATTAGTTGCTTGTGGTGGTAAAAAAGAAGAAGCTAAACAAGAAGGTGGAGAAACAAAACAAGAAGCAAGGGTAATAAAAGTTACAACAAAATTTGTTGATGATGAACAAACAGCAAAATCATTGGTAAAAGTTGTAGAAGCTATTAACCAAAGAAGTAATGGAAGTTTGGAATTGCAATTATTTACAAGTGGAACTTTACCAATTGGTAAAGATGGTATGGAACAAGTTGCTAATGGTTCAGACTGGATATTAGTAGATGGTGTAAATTTCTTAGGAGATTATATTCCAGATTACAATGCAGTTACAGGACCTATGTTATATCAAACATTTGAAGAATATTTAAGAATGGTTAAAACTCCATTGGTTCAAGACCTAAATGCACAAGCTCTTGAAAAAGGAATTAAAGTATTATCTTTAGATTGGTTATTTGGGTTCAGAAATATAGAAGCTAAAAAACCTATAAAAACTCCTGAAGATATGAAAGGTTTAAAATTAAGAGTTCCTACTAGCCAATTATATACATTCACTATTGAAGCTATGGGTGGAAATCCAGTTGCAATGCCTTATCCAGATACTTATGCTGCATTACAACAAGGTGTAATAGATGGACTTGAAGGTTCAATTTTAAGTTTTTATGGAACAAAACAATATGAAAATGTTAAAGAATATTCTTTAACTCGTCACTTACTTGGAGTTTCAGCAGTATGTATCTCAAAAAAATGTTGGGATAGTTTAACTGATGAACAAAGAACAATAATTCAAGAAGAATTTGATAAAGGTGCTTTAGATAACTTAACTGAAACACAAAAGTTAGAAGATGAATATGCACAAAAATTAAAAGACAATGGAGTAACTTTCCATGAAGTTGATGCTGAAGCATTTAATAAAGCAGTTGCACCAGTTTATGACAAATTCCCTAAATGGACTCCTGGTATTTACAATAAGATTATGGAAAATCTTACTCAAATCAGAGAAGACATTAAAAATGGAAAATAA
- a CDS encoding response regulator transcription factor: MNKILIIEDDKNIQRLLALELRHKNYSVDSAYDGQQGIEIFSKNSYDVVLLDLMLPKKSGKEVCQELRKLGDTPIIVITAKDSVLDKVELLDLGANDYICKPFAMEELLARIRVVTRNKENSNNKQFYIENEIKMDISAKKVFLNEVEISLTKTEFLILEYFMKNKGLSCSREKIIVGVWGYDFDGEEKIVDVYINSLRKKIDPKSYYIHTIRGFGYIFQYKED, translated from the coding sequence ATGAATAAAATTTTAATAATTGAAGATGATAAAAATATACAAAGACTTTTAGCATTAGAATTAAGACATAAAAACTATTCTGTTGATTCAGCTTATGATGGTCAACAAGGAATAGAGATATTTTCTAAAAATTCTTATGATGTTGTTTTACTTGATTTGATGTTACCTAAAAAATCTGGGAAAGAAGTGTGCCAAGAGTTAAGAAAATTAGGAGATACTCCAATTATAGTAATAACAGCAAAAGATTCAGTTTTGGATAAAGTAGAGCTTTTAGACTTAGGAGCAAATGATTATATTTGTAAGCCTTTTGCAATGGAAGAATTATTAGCAAGAATTAGGGTAGTAACAAGAAATAAAGAAAACTCTAATAATAAACAATTTTATATAGAAAATGAAATAAAAATGGATATTTCAGCTAAAAAAGTATTTTTAAATGAAGTAGAAATAAGCCTTACAAAAACTGAATTTTTAATCTTAGAATATTTTATGAAAAATAAGGGTTTATCTTGTTCAAGAGAAAAGATAATAGTAGGTGTTTGGGGTTATGATTTTGATGGTGAGGAAAAAATTGTGGATGTATATATTAATTCACTTAGAAAAAAAATAGACCCTAAAAGTTATTATATTCATACTATTCGTGGTTTTGGTTATATATTTCAATATAAAGAGGATTAA
- a CDS encoding sensor histidine kinase → MKKISKELLKTYYWVIILFAVFSIFIIVNFSVYLWKENQNDIKVIEEFIDYQMGELANKEDVEYISKELLFKNILDKAPKLRDVYLEIFYNDKKYAKSPYLPEKEHNFLDYYSVTNFYQIEGFDEIKVKITRRNVRDRLLILNAFVSFIFFLLFCLYIIVRIQKRFFDKFKNSLDNLKIFTQDYNLDSEIRIHNEENFIEFSILQKSFKNMLIRLKEQSQLQIDFVNNASHELKTPIFVIKGYVDMLSDWGKNDKEVLDEGLIVLKKEIQNMQELTEKLLFLAKSRNLTVEKTNINLDSVLKEVIDNLSFAYPKQEINYNSSEIFIDSDIALLKLLFKNLIENAIKYGNDKAINVELKKEDKTKIIIEDFGVGISEKALPHIFERFYREDEARNREIKSYGLGLSIVKEIIALLDIDIQIESQIGKGTKITLLF, encoded by the coding sequence ATGAAAAAAATATCTAAGGAGCTATTGAAAACATACTATTGGGTTATTATTTTATTTGCAGTATTCTCTATTTTTATAATAGTAAATTTTTCAGTTTATTTATGGAAAGAAAATCAAAATGATATAAAAGTAATAGAGGAATTCATAGACTATCAAATGGGTGAATTAGCAAATAAAGAAGATGTTGAATATATATCAAAAGAATTATTGTTTAAAAATATTTTGGATAAAGCACCAAAGCTTCGGGATGTCTATTTAGAGATCTTTTATAATGATAAAAAATATGCAAAATCTCCTTATTTACCTGAGAAGGAGCACAATTTTTTAGATTATTATTCAGTGACAAATTTTTATCAAATAGAAGGCTTTGATGAAATAAAGGTAAAAATAACAAGAAGAAATGTTAGAGATAGATTACTTATTTTAAATGCATTTGTAAGTTTCATATTCTTTTTATTATTCTGTTTGTATATAATTGTTAGAATACAAAAAAGATTTTTTGATAAATTTAAAAATTCTTTGGATAATTTAAAGATTTTTACACAGGATTATAATTTAGATTCTGAAATAAGAATACATAATGAAGAAAATTTTATAGAATTCAGTATTTTACAAAAATCTTTTAAAAATATGTTAATAAGACTTAAAGAGCAATCTCAACTACAAATTGACTTTGTTAATAATGCTTCTCATGAACTTAAAACTCCAATTTTTGTTATTAAAGGCTATGTTGATATGTTAAGTGATTGGGGGAAAAATGATAAAGAAGTCCTTGATGAAGGTTTAATTGTATTAAAAAAAGAAATTCAAAATATGCAAGAATTAACTGAAAAACTTTTATTTTTAGCAAAAAGTAGAAATTTAACAGTAGAAAAGACTAATATAAATCTTGATAGTGTTTTAAAAGAAGTTATAGATAATTTAAGTTTTGCCTATCCTAAACAAGAAATAAATTATAATTCGTCTGAAATTTTTATAGATTCTGATATAGCTCTTTTAAAACTATTATTTAAAAATCTAATAGAAAATGCAATAAAATATGGTAATGATAAAGCAATAAATGTTGAATTGAAAAAGGAAGATAAAACTAAAATTATAATAGAAGACTTTGGAGTTGGAATATCAGAAAAAGCATTACCTCACATTTTTGAAAGATTCTATAGGGAAGATGAGGCAAGAAATAGAGAAATTAAAAGCTATGGTTTAGGACTTTCTATTGTAAAAGAAATTATAGCATTACTTGATATTGATATACAAATTGAAAGTCAAATTGGAAAGGGAACAAAAATAACACTGCTATTTTAA